Proteins encoded in a region of the Mercenaria mercenaria strain notata chromosome 1, MADL_Memer_1, whole genome shotgun sequence genome:
- the LOC123528631 gene encoding UPF0692 protein C19orf54 homolog: MSSLSDDMDDVSVCSPPLFTPPPVAPLPPLPPFSRSAVNSNSNGLQTEVAFSSFNNDPESDGQRAYRYACSAIPDSLESYVCVSYQRKVEPIIQSGPQCGLVAAAMADSILHKDVTVEQLSEASQSQGFSKQGEIFSSLYLEKITSQAYGCKTSVLDIRDVGGKWEFLNCLARGDVLLVPYDPDKNFVPVLKKGHKAHWALVTGFFAAINDETVLKKFQEESIKKDSEFSNLYHCNSAPVPATTHRVLPAEPNVTPRALSANVPTRPQGAISNRAISARTLPAEPGHPPAVESTKLTHDVGNLSHDKVSKAGTCRNPLEAASYILVYAKQGKSKHTGIWNAKTLVESCCNLIEIAPDRLEDGESYTFPEKGIEEELCGKVVVIHVKK; this comes from the exons ATGTCATCCCTATCAGATGATATGGATGATGTATCAGTGTGCTCTCCCCCACTGTTTACACCACCCCCTGTTGCTCCACTTCCACCACTCCCTCCGTTTTCAAGATCTGCAGTCAACTCCAACAGCAATGGTTTACAGACAGAAGTTGCATTTTCAAGTTTTAACAACGATCCCGAAAGTGATGGCCAACGTGCATACAGATATGCTTGTAGTGCCATTCC GGACAGTCTAGAAAGCTATGTTTGTGTTTCATATCAAAGAAAGGTAGAACCTATTATACAGTCAGGTCCTCA ATGTGGTTTGGTTGCAGCGGCAATGGCAGATTCTATATTACATAAAGATGTAACTGTTGAACAATTATCTGAGGCCAGTCAAAGTCAGGGATTCTCTAAACAAGGAGAAATATTTTCCT CATTGTATTTAGAAAAGATAACCTCACAGGCTTATGGTTGTAAGACCAGTGTTTTGGACATCAGGGATGTAGGTGGCAAGTGGGAGTTCCTCAACTGTCTGGCCAGGGGCGATGTTCTTCTTGTTCCATATGATCCTGATAAAAATTTTGTGCCAGTtttgaaaaagggccataagGCTCATTGGGCTCTAGTCACAG GTTTCTTTGCAGCAATAAATGATGAAACAGTGCTAAAAAAGTTCCAGGAAGAAAGTATAAAGAAAGACTCAGAATTTTCCAATCTATACCATTGTAATTCAGCCCCTGTACCTGCCACAACACACAGGGTACTTCCAGCTGAGCCAAATGTCACTCCACGGGCGTTGTCAGCAAATGTTCCAACTAGACCTCAGGGTGCGATATCTAACAGAGCAATATCAGCACGGACTCTTCCAGCAGAACCAGGACATCCTCCAGCTGTAGAAAGTACAAAATTAACCCATGATGTTGGAAATTTATCACATGATAAAGTATCTAAAGCAGGTACATGTAGGAATCCCCTTGAGGCCGCTTCATATATTTTAGTGTATGCGAAACAAGGAAAAAGCAAACATACTGGTATTTGGAATGCGAAAACTCTAGTTGAAAGTTGTTGTAATTTGATAGAGATTGCTCCAGATAGGTTAGAGGATGGTGAAAGCTACACATTTCCAGAGAAAGGAATAGAGGAAGAACTTTGTGGGAAAGTTGTGGTGATACACGTTAAGAAgtga